A section of the Saccopteryx leptura isolate mSacLep1 chromosome 4, mSacLep1_pri_phased_curated, whole genome shotgun sequence genome encodes:
- the LOC136403983 gene encoding RNA transcription, translation and transport factor protein-like, whose product MFRRKLTALDYHNPAGFNCKDETEFRNFIVWLEDQKIRHYKIEDRGNLRNIHSSDWSKFFEKYLTDVNCPFKIQDRQEAIDWLLGLAVRLEYGDNAEKHKDSVLDNTKNADSAAKNAEPLINLDVNNPDFKAGVMALANLLQIQRHDDYLVMLKAIRILVQERLTQDAIAKANQSKEGLPVALDKHTLGFDTGDAVLNEAAQILRLLHIEELRELQTKINEAIVAVQAIIADPKTDHRLGKVGR is encoded by the exons ATGTTCCGACGCAAGCTGACGGCCCTCGACTACCACAACCCTGCCGGCTTCAACTGCAAAGATGAAACAGAATTTAGAAACTTTATTGTTTGGCTTGAAGACCAGAAAATCAGACACTACAAGATTGAAGATAGGGGTAATTTAAGAAACATCCACAGCAGTGATTGGTCCAAGTTCTTTGAAAA GTATCTCACAGATGTTAACTGTCCTTTCAAGATTCAAGATCGACAAGAAGCAATTGACTGGCTTCTTGGTTTAGCTGTTAGACTTGAATATGGAGATAATGCTGAAAAACACAAGGACTCAGTGTTGGATAATACAAAAAATGCTGACAGTGCAGCCAAAAATGCAGAGCCATTGATCAATTTGGATGTAAATAACCCTGATTTCAAGGCTGGTGTCATGGCTTTGGCTAACCTCCTTCAGATTCAGCGTCATGACGATTACCTGGTGATGCTTAAGGCAATTCGCATTTTGGTCCAGGAACGTCTGACACAGGATGCAATTGCTAAAGCAAATCAATCAAAAGAGGGATTGCCTGTTGCTTTAGACAAGCATACTCTTGGTTTTGACACAGGAGATGCAGTTCTTAATGAAGCTGCTCAAATCCTGCGATTGCTGCATATAGAAGAGCTCAGAGAGCTacagacaaaaattaatgaagcCATAGTAGCTGTTCAGGCAATTATTGCCGATCCAAAGACAGACCACAGACTGGGGAAAGTTGGAAGATGA